In the genome of Gemmatimonadaceae bacterium, one region contains:
- the rsmB gene encoding 16S rRNA (cytosine(967)-C(5))-methyltransferase RsmB, with protein MSESRAQGTHVLHEVGGGAVTESRRVAAELCADLRQGELLDPAFERRAPRLDARDRRWTQELVYGMLRRRSIIDAHLDARVRGGLARLDPDLIDLLRLGVDQLLYMGSVPAYAAIAQTVELAKQRHGLGASKLANAVLRRLERERDSLALPHVLDPIDALALRHSHPRWLVARWVARWGARDTERLLECNNSEPATVLRPFNIVHEQLEATLESAGVRVEDAPLVSDSIQLASNVSLIELGAFRKGLFFVQDPASTLVVRYADVPSGSLVADLCASPGGKALELARSARQVLAVDRSEARVQRLVTNLQRLEARSVIPLVGDARHPAIGPVDAVLIDAPCTGTGTFRRHPDARWRLKVSDLAVMAATQRSLLVAAASVVRAGGLLIYSTCSLEPEENDAQIERFLGENPEWRLEPPGEGVVPPSVLDAGRLRVLPHEHGVDGAFAARLRRVG; from the coding sequence GTGAGCGAGTCGCGCGCGCAGGGCACGCACGTGTTGCACGAAGTGGGAGGCGGCGCGGTGACGGAATCGCGGCGTGTCGCGGCGGAGCTGTGTGCGGACTTGCGGCAGGGCGAGCTTCTCGATCCGGCGTTCGAGCGCCGGGCGCCGCGACTCGACGCACGCGACCGTCGATGGACGCAAGAGCTCGTGTACGGAATGCTCCGGCGCCGCTCGATCATCGATGCGCACCTCGACGCGCGCGTGCGCGGCGGACTGGCCCGGCTCGACCCGGATCTCATCGACTTGCTCCGGTTAGGCGTCGACCAGCTGCTGTACATGGGCAGCGTGCCGGCCTACGCCGCCATTGCCCAAACCGTCGAGCTCGCCAAGCAGCGCCACGGACTGGGCGCCAGCAAACTGGCGAACGCCGTGCTGCGCCGGCTCGAGCGCGAGCGCGACTCGCTGGCGCTGCCGCACGTGCTCGACCCCATCGACGCGCTCGCGCTCAGACACTCGCATCCCCGCTGGCTCGTCGCACGCTGGGTAGCACGCTGGGGCGCGCGCGACACCGAGCGCCTGCTCGAGTGCAACAACAGCGAACCGGCGACCGTGCTCCGTCCGTTCAACATCGTGCACGAGCAGCTCGAAGCCACGCTCGAGTCGGCCGGCGTGCGCGTCGAAGACGCACCGCTCGTGTCCGACAGCATCCAGCTGGCGAGCAACGTGTCGCTGATCGAGTTAGGCGCGTTCCGCAAGGGACTGTTCTTCGTTCAGGATCCGGCGTCGACGCTGGTGGTGCGCTACGCCGACGTGCCGTCCGGAAGCCTGGTGGCGGATCTTTGCGCGTCCCCCGGCGGCAAGGCGCTCGAGTTGGCGCGCAGCGCGCGGCAGGTGCTCGCGGTCGATCGATCCGAGGCCCGCGTCCAACGTCTCGTCACGAATCTGCAGCGGCTCGAGGCGAGATCGGTGATTCCCCTCGTCGGCGACGCCCGGCATCCCGCCATCGGTCCCGTCGACGCCGTGCTCATCGACGCACCCTGCACCGGCACGGGCACCTTCCGCCGGCATCCCGATGCGCGGTGGCGTCTCAAGGTGTCCGACCTCGCCGTGATGGCAGCCACGCAGCGCAGCCTGCTCGTGGCCGCCGCGAGCGTGGTCCGCGCCGGCGGACTGCTCATCTACAGCACGTGCTCGCTTGAACCGGAAGAGAACGACGCGCAGATCGAGCGCTTCCTGGGCGAGAATCCGGAGTGGCGTCTGGAGCCGCCGGGCGAGGGCGTGGTGCCGCCGTCGGTGCTGGACGCCGGACGTCTGCGCGTGCTCCCGCACGAGCACGGCGTCGACGGCGCGTTCGCGGCGCGGTTGCGGCGGGTCGGATGA